In Anopheles gambiae chromosome 2, idAnoGambNW_F1_1, whole genome shotgun sequence, a single window of DNA contains:
- the LOC1269058 gene encoding monocarboxylate transporter 12, whose protein sequence is MGEESLERSEGKLLQPHVADYSPVRQDHQHPSSQAAAQDDPSQEEEEQNGNDENNSTSAQRSVECPKPNDPAPVQPVDTIKLNKVLPPALTLVPQTDDPNGPSRAHEPEDNAQNQLESNGRAALLPRNGSATICRSISNSTMQPISTKTGQTERYRAPDEGGDPEDGTTDDDYELVPPDGGWGWLVLAGSMLVNILVPGTIKSFGVLFVEFLEAFQASPSSAAWIPALCYFLYSSLGPLSSILSVKYSYRTVTIVGGTFAAVGMIITFWATSVNYLYISYGVLVGTGAGLSFPPTVYIVTSYFVKLRGLANGLCISGSALGSIILPPVLRFLLENYGYRGACLIMGGITLNVWVAAIFYEPVEKHLKRVRKVKPDEDDDGQRAVVVQQRDVILEECESNETDPLAEDRSVANGQTNANPNASQSLLPQGKSASVKPKFAITGDDTPTISTPTLEHKSPDIFRFNPKNGLIDSFARSASAAAVPVSYGRDRDDMLGGAAGGTNQRQRKISTPIKEEHRNLTFTSQLSSNSFLGNEGTLGSYFRLNRLNSTRSGMGQQSGAGQQLHHRPPKRSPSTSSFQYMSTPFHGSTLSTHQPKEFASHLSLRSFGGSVSRGKSSAPAEDATAERNKSDSKMDGKTFFDLSLLSDPSYLVILISNSTNAIGYTNFIILLPAYAISLGFDKSLAAYLLSIVSTLDLVGRIGGSALSDTNLIPKTWYFVGGLSISGLALALLPTVRDYTMVSVFCGLFGLASGTYVGITAVIMADMLGTERLTSSYGISLFVNGILQLIGPPICGVIFENMGRYQPLFTALGFVLLGGSALWGFMPLINRQKRRKAEAAAKAAEAEATTKVLAEHAFDEDDDQPLQLKRDAVDKALIA, encoded by the exons ATGGGTGAGGAGAGTCTGGAGCGCAGCGAGGGAAAGCTGCTACAGCCGCACGTGGCCGATTATAGTCCAGTTCGGCAAGACCATCAGCATCCTTCTTCCCAGGCAGCTGCACAGGACGACCCATcgcaggaagaggaggagcaGAATGGCAACGACGAGAACAACAGCACCAGCGCCCAGCGAAGCGTCGAATGTCCCAAACCAAACG ATCCCGCGCCGGTTCAGCCGGTAGACACGATCAAGCTCAATAAGGTGCTCCCACCGGCATTGACGTTGGTTCCGCAGACCGACGATCCGAACGGACCATCCCGTGCCCACGAACCGGAGGACAATGCTCAGAATCAGCTGGAATCGAATGGCCGAGCGGCATTGCTTCCTCGCAATGGTAGTGCTACCATTTGTCGCAGCATTTCCAACAGCACCATGCAACCAATCAGCACCAAGACGGGCCAAACGGAACGATACCGAGCGCCGGACGAGGGTGGCGATCCGGAGGACGGCACCACCGACGATGATTACGAGCTTGTGCCGCCAGACGGTGGCTGGGGATGGTTGGTACTCGCCGGGTCCATGCTGGTGAACATACTCGTGCCTGGCACGATCAAGAGCTTTGGCGTACTGTTCGTCGAATTCCTCGAAGCATTCCAAGCATCGCCGTCGTCGGCGGCCTGGATTCCGGCTCTTTGCTATTTCCTGTACAGCTCGCTGGGGCCACTCTCCAGTATCCTGTCGGTGAAGTACAGCTACCGTACGGTTACGATCGTTGGCGGAACGTTTGCCGCCGTCGGTATGATCATCACGTTCTGGGCCACCTCGGTGAACTATCTGTACATCAGCTACGGCGTGCTGGTCGGCACCGGGGCGGGTTTGTCCTTCCCCCCCACCGTGTACATCGTCACGTCGTACTTCGTCAAGCTGCGAGGGCTGGCGAACGGACTGTGCATCTCGGGCAGTGCTCTCGGATCGATCATCCTGCCTCCGGTGCTGCGTTTCCTGCTCGAGAACTATGGGTATCGCGGAGCTTGCCTGATCATGGGCGGTATCACGCTGAACGTATGGGTGGCGGCCATTTTCTACGAGCCTGTTGAAAAGCATCTGAAGCGTGTGCGCAAGGTAAAGCCGGATGAGGACGACGACGGGCAGAGGGCAGTGGTCGTACAGCAGCGGGACGTGATCCTCGAGGAGTGCGAATCAAACGAAACTGATCCGCTGGCGGAAGATCGCAGCGTGGCGAACGGACAAACCAACGCAAACCCAAACGCTTCCCAGTCGCTGCTACCGCAGGGGAAGTCCGCGAGCGTGAAGCCAAAGTTTGCCATCACCGGCGATGATACGCCTACGATCTCGACGCCAACGCTCGAGCACAAATCGCCGGATATTTTCCGCTTCAATCCAAAGAACGGGCTGATCGATAGCTTTGCCCGGAGCGCATCGGCCGCCGCCGTTCCGGTCTCGTACGGTCGCGATCGGGACGATATGCTTGGCGGTGCTGCTGGGGGCACCAATCAGCGGCAACGAAAGATAAGCACCCCGATCAAGGAGGAACACCGCAATCTGACCTTCACCAGCCAGCTGAGTTCGAACTCGTTCCTCGGGAACGAGGGTACGCTCGGTTCGTACTTCCGCCTGAACCGCCTGAACTCGACGCGCAGCGGAATGGGCCAGCAGAGCGGTGCAGGGCAGCAACTACACCACCGACCACCGAAGCGATCGCCTTCGACGAGCAGCTTCCAGTACATGAGCACTCCGTTCCACGGAAGCACACTTTCCACCCACCAGCCGAAAGAGTTCGCCTCCCATCTGTCGTTGCGTTCGTTCGGTGGCAGCGTGTCGCGAGGCAAATCGTCCGCCCCGGCAGAGGACGCAACGGCGGAGCGTAACAAATCGGACAGCAAGATGGACGGCAAGACGTTCTTCGATCTGTCGCTGCTGTCCGATCCTTCCTACCTCGTGATCCTGATTTCGAACTCGACGAACGCGATCGGCTACACCAACTTTATCATTCTGCTGCCGGCCTACGCGATTTCACTCGGGTTCGACAAGAGCCTGGCCGCGTACCTGCTGTCGATCGTTTCGACGCTCGATCTGGTTGGTCGCATCGGCGGATCGGCGCTGTCCGACACGAATCTCATCCCAAAGACGTGGTACTTTGTCGGTGGGCTGTCGATATCGGGCCTGGCCCTGGCGCTGCTACCGACCGTCCGTGACTACACGATGGTGAGCGTGTTTTGCGGTTTGTTCGGGCTCGCGTCCGGTACGTACGTGGGTATCACGGCAGTCATCATGGCGGATATGCTCGGCACGGAGCGGCTCACCTCGTCGTACGGCATTAGTTTGTTCGTAAACGGCATTCTGCAGCTGATCGGACCACCGATCTGTGGCGTCATCTTCGAGAATATGGGCCGGTACCAGCCGCTGTTCACCGCGCTCGGGTTCGTGCTGCTCGGCGGATCGGCCCTGTGGGGCTTTATGCCGCTCATCAATCGCCAAAAGCGACGAAAGGCTGAGGCAGCGGCCAAAGCGGCGGAAGCAGAAGCGACTACTAAGGTATTAGCTGAACATGCGTTTGACGAGGACGATGATCAGCCGTTGCAGTTGAAGCGCGATGCGGTGGATAAGGCGCTAATCGCGTAA